One part of the Sulfolobus tengchongensis genome encodes these proteins:
- a CDS encoding glycoside hydrolase family 2 TIM barrel-domain containing protein: MRSWYRQRISLEGFWKFRLDERDLGEKENWYGGFESDDVIYVPASWNEQNPDWDQFSSIAWYEKKVFINEEHNNKEAWIIFDGAGYFTKVWINGSYIGSHEGSFTKFKFSIKDKLTFGDFNNIIVRIDNKPDVHNLPPAKELNVTAFDFFNYGGIHRPVYIELADECHVEDLTIHTKANGKLRLKAEVNCNEYDLKIRLMDKEMNNLILEDEIKGAKSRIVEYERSVNNVKPWDPESPNLYILILDVYVNHKLRDSVYERIGFRDVEIRNGRIYLNNRPIFLKGFGRHEDFPVLGKYMYGAVLIRDFYLMKKIGANSFRTSHYPYSDEHLDLADELGFLVILEPPLCYSNINRILNKEEIAKLFSDERYLEKAKSVINEMIKQHKNRPSVIMYSVTNEPPSDIPEVAEFIRKIAEYFKVLDPTRGTTFASHRSINDLALGCVDVISLNYYHGWYTEWGEISKGVSIMLREIEEIHKRFPDKPIMITEFGADAILGLHSDPPQMWSEEYQEEMIRSYVETLMRRDYIVGLHIWNFADFRSTQSPMRSILNRKGIFTRDRQPKLSAKTVKELYSKIKTFLS, from the coding sequence ATGCGGTCTTGGTATAGGCAAAGAATATCCCTTGAAGGTTTCTGGAAGTTCAGATTAGATGAGAGAGATCTCGGAGAGAAAGAAAATTGGTATGGAGGCTTTGAGTCAGATGACGTCATTTATGTACCTGCTTCTTGGAACGAGCAAAATCCGGATTGGGACCAATTTTCCAGTATTGCATGGTATGAGAAGAAAGTCTTCATAAATGAAGAGCATAACAATAAGGAAGCCTGGATTATATTTGATGGAGCTGGTTATTTTACTAAAGTTTGGATTAATGGGTCTTATATTGGGTCACATGAGGGATCTTTTACCAAATTTAAATTTTCAATCAAAGACAAGTTAACGTTTGGAGATTTTAACAATATTATTGTGAGAATAGACAATAAGCCAGATGTACATAACCTCCCTCCGGCTAAAGAATTAAACGTAACTGCCTTTGATTTCTTCAACTATGGTGGAATTCATAGGCCTGTATATATCGAGTTAGCCGATGAATGTCATGTAGAGGATTTAACTATACACACTAAAGCTAATGGGAAATTAAGATTAAAGGCAGAAGTTAACTGTAACGAATATGATTTGAAAATTAGACTAATGGATAAGGAAATGAATAATTTAATATTGGAGGACGAAATTAAGGGAGCTAAATCTAGAATAGTAGAATACGAGAGAAGCGTTAATAACGTTAAACCATGGGATCCAGAAAGTCCTAATCTTTATATACTCATACTAGACGTTTACGTAAATCATAAATTAAGAGACTCGGTGTATGAGAGAATAGGTTTTAGAGATGTTGAAATCAGAAACGGTAGAATATATTTAAATAATAGACCCATATTCCTTAAAGGGTTCGGAAGGCATGAAGACTTTCCAGTGTTAGGAAAGTATATGTATGGTGCTGTGCTAATCAGAGACTTTTACCTTATGAAGAAAATAGGGGCAAATTCCTTTAGGACCTCTCATTATCCCTATTCTGATGAACATTTAGATCTTGCGGATGAACTAGGCTTTTTAGTTATACTGGAACCACCATTATGTTACTCAAATATTAATAGGATATTAAACAAGGAGGAAATCGCTAAATTATTTAGTGATGAGAGGTATTTAGAGAAAGCTAAGAGTGTAATAAACGAGATGATAAAGCAACATAAAAACAGACCTTCGGTTATAATGTATAGTGTAACTAATGAACCACCAAGTGATATCCCAGAAGTGGCGGAGTTCATTAGAAAGATAGCTGAATACTTTAAGGTTCTTGATCCTACGCGAGGAACGACATTTGCATCTCATAGGTCTATAAACGATTTAGCTTTAGGTTGTGTTGACGTCATTTCCCTTAATTATTATCATGGTTGGTACACGGAATGGGGTGAGATATCTAAAGGAGTTAGCATAATGTTAAGAGAAATTGAGGAAATACATAAAAGGTTTCCAGATAAGCCCATAATGATAACTGAGTTCGGTGCTGATGCAATTCTAGGTCTTCACAGTGATCCACCGCAGATGTGGTCTGAAGAATATCAAGAAGAAATGATAAGAAGCTACGTCGAGACTTTAATGAGAAGAGACTACATTGTAGGATTACACATATGGAATTTTGCAGATTTTAGAAGTACACAAAGTCCCATGAGGTCAATACTCAATAGAAAGGGTATATTTACTAGAGATAGACAACCCAAGTTATCAGCTAAAACAGTTAAGGAGTTATATAGTAAGATCAAAACTTTTTTGTCCTAA
- a CDS encoding DUF2139 domain-containing protein: MEKPKLVLKEFVQHNEVALGHHQFRSLYIGFHPMSKNMIVHDGHAAKVYSNGEVIYRYEKLGRAPRVAGDTHAALTWSKDLLFIGGWLKAPPGMIEVAQYERILKYQDMRNKYSHIHAIYDNDKVEVLWSRKWDDKIPPNNWYGEVTDLLYDEHEDSVYFSRADGHAELGLWKVGVSTRDAEFIVKNRTVYKMEMKDDKIFATIFNPIHTDISSILVYNTLNGEHKFVESFDFPLDNNKKIQIRRVGGQIVQIQNKLIAFYGGALIHIDPQKDIYKLYPFLEIRNPESERPSYIPGFRAQKVYIMGIPIIPANPAEDLRDMSARTTFGLLLRIDPVVPQIISESGAVFGMAHDGENLYVGASYANHTGVYTYRSGDGGIFAIPVKELFKKPWNPIRMWIHDGAYSPTAGIDGWFGGIPLKGFSEKKLRVYSPKSTKIRVAEYSLFSKVREDSLTLNTGWNMINLNDYYDMVAFKLDENLDLLQAEIILE, translated from the coding sequence TTGGAAAAACCTAAACTAGTTTTAAAAGAATTCGTTCAACATAATGAAGTAGCGTTAGGTCACCATCAATTTAGGTCGTTATATATTGGTTTTCACCCCATGTCAAAGAATATGATAGTCCATGATGGTCATGCAGCGAAAGTTTACTCTAATGGCGAGGTCATATATAGATATGAAAAATTAGGAAGAGCACCAAGAGTTGCAGGTGACACACACGCTGCATTAACATGGTCTAAAGATTTATTGTTTATAGGAGGTTGGTTAAAAGCCCCACCAGGGATGATAGAGGTCGCTCAATACGAAAGAATTCTAAAGTATCAGGATATGAGAAATAAATACAGTCACATACATGCGATTTACGATAATGATAAGGTAGAGGTATTATGGAGTAGAAAATGGGACGATAAAATACCTCCAAACAACTGGTATGGAGAGGTCACCGATTTATTATATGATGAGCATGAGGATTCAGTATATTTCAGTAGAGCTGATGGACATGCAGAATTGGGCTTATGGAAAGTTGGTGTATCTACTAGGGATGCAGAGTTCATAGTAAAAAATCGAACTGTTTATAAAATGGAAATGAAAGATGATAAAATATTTGCTACAATATTTAATCCAATTCACACAGATATTTCATCAATACTCGTTTATAATACACTTAACGGTGAACACAAATTTGTGGAGTCTTTTGATTTCCCTCTAGATAACAACAAGAAAATACAGATAAGACGAGTAGGAGGGCAAATAGTACAAATACAGAATAAGTTAATAGCGTTCTATGGTGGAGCCCTCATTCATATTGACCCTCAAAAAGATATATACAAGCTATATCCTTTCCTAGAAATACGTAATCCAGAGTCGGAAAGACCATCATACATCCCCGGTTTCAGAGCTCAAAAAGTCTACATAATGGGAATACCAATCATACCTGCTAATCCAGCTGAGGATCTAAGAGATATGTCAGCTAGAACTACATTTGGATTACTACTCAGAATTGACCCTGTAGTACCTCAGATAATTTCAGAGAGTGGCGCTGTTTTTGGAATGGCACATGATGGAGAAAATCTTTATGTTGGTGCCTCATATGCAAACCATACTGGGGTATATACTTATAGATCAGGTGATGGAGGAATATTTGCTATTCCAGTAAAAGAGCTATTCAAGAAACCGTGGAATCCAATAAGAATGTGGATTCACGACGGCGCTTATTCGCCTACTGCGGGAATAGACGGATGGTTTGGTGGTATACCTCTAAAAGGATTTTCAGAAAAGAAACTGAGAGTTTATTCACCAAAGTCTACTAAAATAAGAGTAGCTGAATATTCATTATTCTCTAAGGTGAGAGAGGATAGTCTAACGCTAAATACTGGATGGAACATGATAAACCTAAATGATTATTATGACATGGTAGCATTCAAGCTAGATGAAAACCTGGATCTGCTTCAAGCTGAAATAATACTAGAGTGA
- a CDS encoding GH116 family glycosyl hydrolase, producing MKYKYAYTLDSGVPLGGIGTGSVEIRADGRLYSWTIFNNGGIAERNEDRYKYFLNEFDSFFAVDYKGKVRILQSYDYYFGANPYTRPWIRPVKEVEFVGEPPIAYLRYDIPVSLKSFSPLIPLDVKNSALPVAIFKFNSDGDDNARFFFGVNNPFEKGQIDLIGGDVITFRGETESEDPRYRGNICIKVIGKETSVVGYNQIFDFWDDYRGKRLKEKKGDRLGIVSGKGREVTFILSWYFPNFVLKDGRRIGHYYENFFNNCNEIVDYVVKNLNYLEDKTTQFHDLLYKPKGVEEWIADLIGAQIATLVKSSWLSKDGFFGLWEGYFDTSDQRKIGKYPYTDGPENTALNTIDVLLYALPGVMLLFPELAKNVVRDLSSRSLKENTPEYVILALSFPENLIKYKEEVRKDPTISTDVNKLYETIKRIVKETGKDPKGRMPHYIRHSLNVDTYERIDINPEFVLLYYLVSKYTGDEKLLKEVYDIAKGAIESIMRTQTLEGLPYLTLPSGIEWIRHVNNMLNVNDAHKILGYHSLSLSMQTLDDWSWLGYSSFVSFLWLASLEALNDASKRLGREGNFEVKELFDKIVKYLWNGEYLINWYDPVSRLRDSSSNASQIIGDWYVQLLGLSEFLDYETRKSVFSSIMKYNYREEEGLINGSSSEEITPLGVPLSIQSKTPWSGVEFYLASHMLYNGFDEYAKKILRNVYERYELAGNFWNHIEWGARYMRPLVALSMIHSIEGLRVNWLDRDVSIDKKRNISWILLLPTAWGSIEINEGKIKIKVYHGELKCKINGIEVNVKEGNEIET from the coding sequence ATGAAATATAAATACGCTTATACACTAGATTCTGGGGTACCATTAGGTGGTATTGGTACTGGGTCAGTGGAGATAAGAGCTGATGGCAGATTATACTCATGGACAATATTTAATAACGGTGGGATTGCTGAGAGAAACGAGGATAGATATAAATATTTTTTAAATGAATTTGACTCTTTTTTCGCTGTAGATTATAAAGGGAAAGTTAGAATATTGCAATCATATGATTACTATTTTGGTGCAAATCCTTATACAAGGCCTTGGATAAGACCAGTTAAGGAAGTGGAGTTTGTCGGAGAACCTCCCATAGCGTATTTAAGATATGATATACCAGTTTCATTAAAATCGTTTTCACCATTGATACCATTAGACGTTAAAAATTCAGCTTTACCGGTCGCTATTTTTAAATTCAATAGTGATGGCGATGATAATGCTAGATTTTTCTTTGGAGTAAATAATCCATTTGAAAAGGGTCAAATAGATCTGATAGGCGGCGATGTTATCACCTTTAGAGGTGAGACCGAGTCTGAAGATCCTAGATATCGAGGTAATATCTGTATTAAAGTGATAGGAAAAGAAACTAGTGTTGTTGGTTATAATCAAATTTTCGATTTCTGGGATGATTATAGGGGTAAAAGGTTAAAGGAAAAGAAGGGAGATAGACTAGGAATAGTAAGTGGTAAGGGAAGAGAAGTAACGTTTATATTATCTTGGTATTTTCCAAATTTCGTCCTAAAGGATGGTAGAAGGATTGGCCATTATTATGAGAACTTCTTCAATAATTGTAATGAGATAGTGGACTATGTTGTTAAGAATCTCAATTATCTTGAGGATAAGACTACGCAATTTCATGATTTGCTATATAAACCTAAGGGAGTAGAAGAATGGATAGCTGATCTCATTGGTGCCCAGATAGCTACTTTAGTGAAAAGCAGTTGGTTATCTAAGGACGGATTCTTCGGATTATGGGAAGGTTATTTTGACACATCAGATCAGAGGAAGATAGGTAAGTATCCCTATACTGATGGCCCGGAAAATACTGCCTTGAACACAATAGACGTTTTACTGTACGCACTGCCGGGTGTAATGTTATTATTTCCAGAATTAGCTAAAAACGTTGTTAGAGATCTTTCAAGTAGAAGTCTTAAGGAGAATACTCCAGAATATGTGATATTAGCACTCTCATTTCCAGAGAATTTAATTAAATATAAGGAAGAAGTGAGAAAAGATCCAACTATAAGTACTGATGTTAATAAACTATACGAGACAATAAAGAGGATTGTAAAAGAAACGGGTAAAGATCCTAAAGGTAGAATGCCTCATTACATTCGCCACTCTTTGAACGTAGATACTTATGAGAGAATAGATATTAATCCAGAATTTGTATTATTATATTATTTAGTATCAAAATATACTGGCGATGAGAAATTATTAAAAGAAGTTTATGATATTGCAAAGGGAGCAATAGAAAGTATAATGAGGACTCAGACTCTTGAGGGTTTACCTTACCTCACTCTACCGTCTGGAATAGAATGGATTCGCCACGTTAACAATATGTTAAATGTTAATGACGCTCATAAGATTCTTGGCTATCACTCTCTCTCTTTATCAATGCAAACTTTAGATGATTGGTCTTGGCTAGGTTACTCCTCATTTGTCTCCTTCCTATGGTTAGCCTCACTAGAGGCTTTAAACGATGCCTCAAAAAGGCTTGGTAGGGAGGGGAATTTTGAGGTAAAGGAACTATTTGATAAGATAGTAAAATATCTGTGGAATGGTGAGTATCTCATAAACTGGTATGATCCAGTGTCACGATTAAGAGATAGTTCTTCTAACGCTTCGCAAATAATAGGAGACTGGTATGTTCAGCTGTTAGGATTATCGGAATTTTTAGATTACGAGACAAGGAAGTCTGTGTTCTCTTCAATAATGAAGTATAATTACAGAGAAGAGGAGGGATTAATAAACGGATCTTCAAGTGAAGAGATAACACCATTAGGAGTCCCTCTATCTATACAGTCTAAGACTCCGTGGAGTGGAGTAGAGTTCTATCTAGCATCACATATGTTATATAATGGTTTCGATGAGTATGCCAAGAAGATTCTTAGGAACGTTTATGAAAGGTATGAATTAGCTGGCAACTTTTGGAATCATATTGAGTGGGGAGCTAGATATATGAGGCCATTAGTTGCGTTGTCAATGATACATTCAATTGAAGGCTTAAGAGTAAATTGGTTAGATAGGGATGTGAGTATTGATAAGAAAAGAAATATAAGTTGGATCCTCCTCCTTCCAACAGCGTGGGGTTCAATAGAGATAAATGAAGGTAAAATTAAGATTAAAGTGTATCACGGTGAGCTTAAATGCAAAATAAACGGTATTGAAGTTAATGTAAAAGAAGGTAATGAAATAGAGACCTAG
- a CDS encoding SMP-30/gluconolactonase/LRE family protein, producing the protein MELKPFGSYKAILGESPVYDKALNTLFWVDIEGKKIILYNLETNEEKYLSTPDLVTSLCVIDNERIIVTLRHGFYTVSLNDNEIAPIYELKNDKENRFNDGKCDTNGRYWAGTMNLDIENPKPTASLYKLSGKNLFKVLDGLYRSNGLGWDPENEIFYLIDTPLRKVFAFDFDKNSGDIHNRRTVIDFGEEPGRPDGMTVDEEGYLWIAHSGGSKVSRWNPKNGEKIYEIKLPVKYVSSVTFGGPEMNQLFITTMSRGGEPLAGKLFTIKLNIKGLPAYRFLPYH; encoded by the coding sequence ATGGAATTAAAACCATTTGGAAGTTACAAGGCAATTTTAGGAGAAAGTCCGGTGTACGATAAAGCCCTGAATACTTTATTCTGGGTAGATATAGAAGGGAAAAAGATAATTCTATATAATCTGGAGACAAATGAAGAAAAGTATCTTAGTACACCAGATTTGGTTACTTCTCTTTGTGTCATTGATAATGAGAGAATCATAGTTACATTAAGGCATGGCTTCTATACTGTCAGTTTAAATGATAACGAGATAGCCCCGATTTATGAGTTAAAAAATGATAAAGAAAATAGATTTAACGATGGCAAGTGCGATACAAATGGTAGATATTGGGCAGGCACCATGAACTTAGACATTGAAAATCCTAAACCCACAGCAAGTTTATATAAATTAAGCGGAAAGAACTTATTTAAAGTACTAGATGGCCTTTATAGATCTAATGGTTTAGGTTGGGATCCAGAAAACGAAATTTTTTACCTTATAGATACCCCATTACGAAAAGTATTTGCGTTTGACTTCGATAAGAATAGTGGAGATATTCATAATAGGAGAACAGTTATAGATTTTGGAGAAGAACCAGGTAGGCCAGATGGAATGACTGTTGATGAGGAAGGGTATTTATGGATAGCTCATTCCGGAGGCAGTAAGGTTAGTAGATGGAATCCAAAGAATGGAGAGAAAATATATGAAATAAAATTACCAGTCAAATACGTTTCCTCAGTAACTTTTGGAGGCCCAGAAATGAACCAATTGTTTATAACTACCATGAGTCGAGGAGGAGAGCCCTTAGCCGGAAAATTATTTACAATAAAATTAAATATTAAAGGTTTGCCAGCTTACAGATTTCTCCCTTATCACTAA
- a CDS encoding ABC transporter substrate-binding protein — MNKYKIVSTIVTALMLISIGVFAIPILSQTSSSVQPEGSMVVVASPVGTWQDNFNPWNDPNNPAYMGLWLIYEPLALANPLNGEIIPWLATNWTWTTGYVTTSNGTKIQTLALILYLRHDVYFTDGTPFNATAVWYTIALEQAYPQLGQLAGDVANMTIINPYELEIVFKPGQTPIILYTVLEQWIVDPAQWGKLFPVEQLPNGTFVALNKTGNPFTYANPNPIGTGPYMLYSYSPQQIVLVANPHYWMPGEPRIKYILFPAEASNVPADTALNNGQITWAGLFEPDIQQNFVAKNPAYYHYYFAPSSPQMVLFNDMRWPLTDPVLREAIYMAINRTAIYYLGEYGYEPPTTTPLPLPLQMLNVLNSSVLQMAEQIAPPQGNVTGALQLLESHGYKLVNGQLIAPNGTPVPTMTIMAPAGWTDWDADLALIAQDLKQIGINVQVQTPPFSTWYNYMQTGNFWMGMIWDLITGPAPIFYFQGYMWNWWNSPGNVTPIGNTTYYNMERFNLSARLSPNSPLVNQLVYYAWGNITNPTVENQLINELALAWLKYMPAFGVVYGANWYEYVNNTVTGWPTPQNYYWPAPPWESTGITPLPVVLALHLVNQSVPEPWWYYTSQVPQSWYTSNDPFVYQPTSTTTTSTSTTTSTSTTTTTTTSTTTQVSTSTVTSTTTQVSTTTSTVTQTVTSSSSNTGLYIAIAVVVIVIVIVGVVLALRRR; from the coding sequence ATGAATAAATACAAAATTGTATCCACAATAGTTACAGCTCTAATGTTAATCAGTATAGGAGTTTTTGCAATACCAATACTCTCACAAACATCATCCTCAGTACAGCCAGAAGGAAGTATGGTTGTTGTAGCTTCACCAGTAGGTACGTGGCAAGATAATTTCAACCCATGGAATGATCCTAATAATCCAGCATACATGGGATTATGGCTTATTTACGAACCATTAGCTTTAGCAAACCCCTTAAATGGTGAGATTATTCCTTGGTTGGCTACTAATTGGACTTGGACCACTGGTTACGTTACCACTTCTAATGGTACTAAAATACAAACACTAGCACTAATACTGTATTTGAGGCATGACGTGTACTTCACTGATGGTACACCATTTAACGCAACAGCAGTATGGTACACAATAGCACTAGAACAAGCATACCCACAACTAGGGCAATTGGCAGGAGATGTTGCAAACATGACAATAATAAACCCATACGAGTTAGAGATAGTATTCAAACCCGGACAAACTCCAATCATCTTATATACTGTATTGGAACAATGGATCGTTGACCCCGCTCAATGGGGTAAATTATTCCCAGTGGAACAATTGCCCAATGGTACTTTTGTCGCACTAAACAAGACCGGCAATCCATTTACATACGCCAACCCAAACCCAATAGGAACTGGACCATACATGCTGTACAGTTACAGCCCACAACAGATAGTATTAGTAGCTAATCCACACTACTGGATGCCCGGAGAGCCTAGAATAAAATACATATTGTTCCCTGCGGAAGCAAGTAACGTACCAGCAGATACAGCATTAAATAACGGTCAAATAACTTGGGCTGGACTATTTGAACCTGATATTCAACAGAATTTCGTAGCTAAGAATCCAGCGTACTATCACTATTATTTTGCCCCAAGTTCACCACAGATGGTTTTGTTTAATGATATGAGATGGCCCTTGACTGACCCAGTGTTGAGGGAAGCAATTTACATGGCCATCAATAGAACTGCAATTTACTACCTAGGTGAGTATGGGTATGAGCCACCTACGACTACTCCCTTACCCTTACCACTACAAATGTTAAACGTGTTAAACTCTTCTGTCTTACAAATGGCTGAGCAAATAGCTCCTCCACAAGGTAATGTGACTGGAGCTTTGCAACTACTAGAATCCCACGGTTACAAGTTGGTTAACGGACAATTAATAGCTCCAAATGGTACTCCAGTTCCTACAATGACAATAATGGCTCCAGCAGGATGGACAGACTGGGATGCAGACCTAGCACTAATAGCACAAGACTTGAAACAAATAGGAATAAACGTACAAGTACAAACACCCCCATTCTCCACTTGGTACAACTACATGCAAACAGGAAACTTCTGGATGGGAATGATATGGGATTTAATTACTGGTCCAGCGCCCATTTTCTACTTCCAAGGATATATGTGGAACTGGTGGAATTCTCCTGGTAATGTTACACCAATAGGAAACACAACGTATTATAACATGGAGAGGTTCAACTTATCTGCGAGGTTATCCCCAAACTCTCCTCTAGTTAATCAATTAGTCTACTACGCTTGGGGAAATATTACTAATCCCACTGTCGAGAATCAATTGATAAATGAGCTAGCATTAGCTTGGTTAAAGTATATGCCAGCATTTGGTGTAGTTTATGGTGCAAATTGGTATGAATATGTCAATAATACTGTTACTGGTTGGCCTACACCACAGAACTATTATTGGCCAGCCCCACCATGGGAATCTACTGGAATTACGCCTTTACCAGTTGTTTTAGCCTTGCATTTGGTTAATCAGTCTGTTCCAGAGCCGTGGTGGTATTACACTTCACAAGTTCCTCAAAGCTGGTACACTTCAAATGATCCATTCGTCTATCAACCAACAAGTACGACAACTACTTCAACTTCAACCACTACAAGCACGAGTACTACTACGACGACAACTACAAGTACTACTACTCAAGTTTCCACGAGTACAGTTACTTCAACTACTACTCAAGTATCGACAACTACAAGTACTGTTACTCAGACTGTTACTTCTTCATCATCTAATACTGGATTATACATTGCAATAGCAGTAGTAGTAATCGTGATAGTAATCGTAGGAGTAGTGCTAGCACTAAGAAGAAGGTAA
- a CDS encoding ABC transporter ATP-binding protein gives MSSKLIELIHVYKDFIVRKGVFGKEHRPGIWDVNMDIRKNEIVGMVGGSGGGKTVIAWMIVGLLKPTKGSIMYYPMNLDVTKANKKQLKEYRADVQLVFQDPYSSLDPAHTVKWHLERPLKVHKYKGDIEERVKELLRDVALTPPEDFLNKYPFQLSGGQRQRVYLARVLALNPKVLIADEPVSNVDASIRASLLDLFKRLRDEKGISIMYITHDIATIGYVADRVYVVKNGKIVEEGDVETIISHPKHEYTRLLIEAVPDPYKRVE, from the coding sequence ATGAGTAGCAAGCTAATTGAATTAATACATGTATATAAAGATTTTATAGTAAGAAAAGGGGTATTTGGAAAAGAACACAGACCAGGGATATGGGACGTTAATATGGATATAAGGAAAAATGAAATAGTCGGAATGGTAGGTGGAAGTGGTGGAGGTAAGACAGTAATTGCTTGGATGATAGTTGGACTATTAAAACCTACAAAAGGATCAATTATGTATTACCCCATGAACTTAGATGTTACTAAGGCAAATAAAAAACAATTAAAGGAATATAGGGCTGATGTGCAATTGGTTTTCCAAGATCCTTATTCGTCGCTAGATCCTGCTCATACTGTTAAATGGCATTTAGAGAGACCTCTAAAAGTACATAAATATAAGGGAGATATAGAGGAAAGAGTAAAGGAATTATTAAGAGACGTTGCATTAACTCCACCAGAAGACTTCCTAAATAAATATCCTTTCCAGTTATCCGGGGGACAAAGACAGAGAGTTTACTTAGCTAGAGTATTGGCGTTAAATCCTAAGGTATTAATAGCTGATGAGCCAGTATCAAATGTTGACGCATCAATACGAGCTTCATTATTGGATTTGTTTAAGAGATTAAGAGACGAAAAAGGAATATCCATCATGTACATTACCCATGATATCGCAACTATTGGTTATGTCGCTGATAGAGTTTATGTAGTCAAAAATGGCAAAATAGTGGAAGAAGGAGACGTGGAAACTATAATTTCACATCCAAAACATGAATACACTAGATTATTGATAGAAGCTGTCCCTGATCCTTATAAACGAGTAGAATAA
- a CDS encoding ABC transporter ATP-binding protein: MSEVSISVKNLNVGYLSDYGLIKVLRDVSIDIPEGKITGIAGESGSGKSTLATTIMGFVNPPMFVQGGSIIVDGRYDILSMSKEELNKIRGKIISYVPQAAQNSLNPIRKVKETFMDILKAKGMDYYTNIDVVHRALEDVGLTDRQVLDMYPFQLSGGMKQRVVIAISLLLSPKIIIMDEPTTGLDVVVQYEILKLLKKIQKEKDLTLVIISHDIAMLFQISDYVAVMYGGQVVEYGKYHTLLEAAYHPYTYLLLSSVPTVRSRGKKLPRIPGDFEGFIRYPKGCVFSSRCPFATSTCKETPPETVVYDKFGFYKCSRYPEWRNEVKKAYE; this comes from the coding sequence ATGAGTGAAGTTTCCATATCTGTTAAAAACCTAAATGTAGGTTATCTATCAGATTATGGACTAATAAAAGTATTGAGAGATGTTAGCATAGATATACCAGAGGGGAAAATAACTGGTATCGCTGGTGAATCTGGTTCTGGGAAATCAACTCTTGCTACAACTATAATGGGATTTGTAAATCCACCTATGTTTGTACAAGGTGGAAGTATAATTGTAGATGGTAGGTATGATATTCTCTCGATGTCCAAAGAAGAATTAAATAAGATTAGAGGTAAGATAATATCTTATGTTCCACAAGCTGCGCAAAATTCCTTAAATCCAATCAGAAAGGTAAAAGAGACCTTCATGGATATTTTAAAGGCAAAAGGAATGGACTACTATACTAATATTGACGTTGTTCATAGAGCATTGGAGGATGTAGGATTAACTGATAGGCAAGTATTGGATATGTACCCATTTCAACTTTCCGGTGGTATGAAACAAAGAGTTGTAATTGCAATATCCCTTCTCTTAAGTCCTAAGATAATAATAATGGACGAGCCTACTACGGGATTGGATGTAGTAGTTCAATATGAAATCTTGAAATTGTTAAAGAAGATACAAAAAGAGAAGGATCTAACATTAGTCATCATTAGCCATGATATAGCCATGTTATTCCAGATATCAGACTACGTTGCTGTAATGTATGGTGGGCAAGTTGTAGAATATGGTAAGTATCATACATTATTGGAAGCTGCATATCATCCTTACACATATCTTCTACTAAGTAGTGTACCTACTGTTAGATCTAGAGGTAAAAAACTACCCAGAATACCTGGTGATTTCGAAGGCTTTATAAGATATCCAAAAGGGTGTGTCTTCTCATCAAGGTGTCCTTTTGCAACTAGTACATGTAAGGAAACTCCGCCTGAAACTGTAGTATATGATAAATTTGGATTTTATAAATGTAGTAGATATCCAGAGTGGAGAAATGAGGTGAAAAAAGCTTATGAGTAG